In the genome of Bryobacteraceae bacterium, one region contains:
- a CDS encoding c-type cytochrome, translating into MLLPHRPILLFSFALAAVAAPPDGMSKTEWGRYLAVEVGKCAECHTPKTADGKLDGEKWMKGKVMEVQPIETIEDWHKTSPDITPSGRLWKRWGGEEAMVKYLTTGLTPRGRPAGPPMPAFKLKQEDAEAIVEYLKTLK; encoded by the coding sequence ATGCTGCTTCCTCATCGTCCGATCCTTCTCTTTTCTTTCGCTCTTGCCGCCGTCGCGGCTCCGCCGGACGGAATGTCGAAGACCGAATGGGGGCGCTACCTCGCCGTCGAGGTGGGCAAGTGCGCCGAGTGCCATACTCCCAAAACAGCCGACGGGAAACTGGACGGCGAAAAGTGGATGAAGGGCAAAGTGATGGAGGTGCAGCCCATCGAAACCATCGAAGACTGGCACAAGACTTCGCCCGACATTACGCCCTCCGGGCGGTTATGGAAGCGCTGGGGCGGCGAGGAGGCCATGGTGAAGTACCTCACCACGGGGCTTACGCCGCGCGGGCGCCCGGCCGGTCCGCCGATGCCTGCTTTCAAGTTAAAGCAGGAAGATGCCGAAGCAATTGTGGAATACCTGAAAACGCTGAAATAG
- a CDS encoding LysR family transcriptional regulator, with amino-acid sequence MDLDQLHTFLEIVRLKSFSKAAQTCFRTQPAISAQVRQLEQELNASLFDRLGTRIALTPAGRIFAEYAEQILDLRRRAGESIAELERSPRGELVIAANEATCIYVLPKVFSEYKDLFPNIQLQVERSYGSRIVEAVVDNQADFGVTQLPVADKRVQVVRVYSDEIQAIVPPGHTLAASASVRAKDVLPYPLLMPRSGTTRTRLNEWLEIVEPELNISMELDATEMAKRFVMAGLGIGFVASSHCREEVAEGRLVARPLGPEPMLRSVGLIYRKDKSFSKAGLAFIQVILDHAEDDVGAAVAQKA; translated from the coding sequence ATGGACCTCGACCAACTCCACACTTTCCTGGAAATTGTCCGGCTGAAGAGCTTTTCGAAGGCGGCGCAGACGTGTTTCCGCACGCAGCCGGCGATCAGCGCGCAGGTCCGGCAGCTCGAGCAGGAGTTGAACGCAAGCCTGTTTGACCGCCTCGGGACGCGGATCGCGCTTACTCCGGCGGGGCGGATCTTCGCCGAATACGCCGAGCAGATTCTCGATTTGCGGCGGCGGGCCGGCGAGTCCATCGCCGAACTCGAACGGAGCCCGCGCGGCGAGCTCGTGATCGCCGCCAATGAAGCCACTTGCATTTACGTGCTGCCCAAGGTGTTCTCGGAATACAAGGACCTGTTCCCAAACATCCAGTTGCAGGTGGAGCGGAGCTACGGGAGCCGGATCGTAGAGGCGGTGGTGGACAACCAGGCCGATTTCGGGGTGACGCAGTTGCCGGTTGCCGACAAACGGGTCCAGGTGGTGCGCGTCTACTCCGACGAGATTCAGGCCATCGTGCCGCCCGGACATACGCTGGCCGCGTCCGCCTCGGTCCGCGCCAAGGACGTGCTCCCCTACCCTCTGCTCATGCCGAGGTCGGGGACGACGAGGACCCGGCTCAATGAATGGCTGGAGATCGTCGAGCCGGAACTCAATATTTCAATGGAACTCGACGCCACCGAGATGGCGAAGCGGTTCGTGATGGCCGGGCTCGGAATTGGATTCGTGGCTTCGTCCCATTGCCGGGAGGAGGTGGCCGAAGGGCGCCTGGTGGCGCGGCCGCTGGGGCCGGAGCCCATGCTGCGGAGCGTCGGTCTCATTTACCGTAAGGACAAATCGTTCTCCAAGGCGGGATTGGCCTTCATCCAGGTGATTCTCGATCACGCCGAGGACGACGTAGGCGCCGCAGTGGCGCAAAAGGCCTAA
- a CDS encoding S8 family peptidase, producing MRTKQRLLISLLAATLAFAQSSSSGGVSEPVEPPDASKLSADLQEPGVTSSPDRMLDVIVQYDPGVPHSRVAQTNALGTVQKEFVNLPAVNMRIPVRRLGRLSKTRGVRFVTPNRAIARRLDHAVPAVYADVIHDLGFKGSGIGVAVIDSGVNPHGDLYANGALRLVYSESFVEGDPSTTDGYGHGTHVATIIASNAALSSGSGFTRSFIGAAPSANIINLRVLGDDGAGTDAAVVAAIDRAIELKNTYNIKVINLSLGRQVFESYTLDPLCQAAERAWQAGIVVVTAAGNRGRDNSMKTKGYGTIGSPGNSPWVITVGAMKDRGTDSRADDRVASYSSKGPTLIDQVIKPDLVAPGNQIVAGLAPGSFLATEYPSSVVKMKYFKQGGGSANSPYLKLSGTSMAAPMVAGVVALMFDREPNLSPDTVKARLMLTAQKAATPQEDSYYHKPTKTTYGLQSDIFAVGAGYMDALAALYSTEVAPAGTRALSPKAVFDSNTGKVSLLANNIVWGTNIVWGTNIVWGTNLVWGTSVLLPNNVVWGANEVWGKSNMQGFNIVWGTNIVWGTAVTFPEPLSAEGDVDEE from the coding sequence ATGCGTACGAAACAACGACTGCTAATCTCGCTGCTGGCCGCGACGTTGGCGTTCGCGCAATCGTCCTCGAGTGGCGGCGTCTCCGAACCCGTGGAGCCGCCCGATGCGAGCAAGCTTTCGGCCGACCTCCAAGAACCCGGGGTCACCAGTTCGCCGGACCGGATGCTGGACGTGATCGTTCAATACGACCCCGGCGTTCCTCACAGCCGCGTCGCGCAGACCAATGCGCTCGGGACTGTCCAGAAGGAATTCGTCAACCTGCCGGCCGTCAACATGCGGATTCCGGTCCGCCGCCTTGGCCGGCTTTCGAAGACGCGAGGCGTGCGCTTCGTGACGCCGAACCGGGCGATCGCCCGCCGCCTCGACCACGCCGTGCCGGCGGTCTACGCCGACGTCATCCATGACCTGGGCTTCAAGGGCTCCGGAATCGGCGTCGCCGTGATCGACAGCGGAGTCAATCCGCACGGCGATCTGTACGCCAACGGCGCACTCCGGTTGGTCTACTCGGAGAGCTTCGTGGAGGGAGACCCATCCACGACCGACGGCTACGGCCACGGCACCCACGTCGCCACCATCATCGCGAGCAACGCCGCGCTTTCCAGCGGATCCGGATTCACGCGCAGTTTCATCGGCGCGGCGCCGAGTGCGAACATCATCAACCTGCGTGTGCTCGGCGACGACGGAGCGGGTACGGACGCGGCGGTGGTAGCCGCCATTGACCGCGCCATCGAGTTGAAGAACACCTACAACATCAAGGTCATCAATCTCTCGCTCGGGCGCCAGGTGTTTGAGAGCTACACGCTCGATCCGCTGTGCCAGGCCGCCGAACGCGCCTGGCAGGCGGGCATCGTCGTCGTCACCGCCGCCGGCAACCGCGGACGCGACAATTCGATGAAGACGAAGGGCTACGGCACGATCGGCTCGCCCGGCAACAGCCCGTGGGTGATCACCGTCGGCGCGATGAAGGACCGCGGCACCGATTCCCGCGCCGACGACCGCGTGGCCAGCTATTCATCGAAGGGCCCGACGCTGATCGATCAGGTGATCAAGCCGGACCTGGTGGCGCCCGGCAACCAGATTGTCGCCGGCCTCGCCCCGGGCAGCTTCCTGGCCACGGAATACCCGAGTTCCGTGGTGAAGATGAAATACTTCAAGCAGGGCGGCGGCAGCGCAAACTCGCCGTACCTGAAATTGAGCGGCACCAGCATGGCCGCGCCCATGGTGGCCGGCGTGGTCGCCCTGATGTTCGACCGCGAGCCGAACTTGTCGCCGGACACGGTGAAGGCCCGGCTCATGCTGACCGCGCAAAAGGCCGCCACGCCGCAGGAAGACAGCTACTACCACAAGCCGACGAAGACCACCTACGGGCTGCAGTCGGACATCTTCGCGGTAGGAGCGGGCTACATGGATGCGCTCGCCGCCCTGTACAGCACCGAGGTCGCTCCGGCCGGAACGCGCGCGCTTTCCCCGAAGGCGGTGTTCGACTCGAACACCGGAAAGGTTTCGCTGCTCGCCAACAACATCGTCTGGGGAACCAACATCGTTTGGGGAACCAACATCGTGTGGGGGACGAACCTGGTCTGGGGCACTTCGGTGCTGCTGCCGAATAACGTCGTGTGGGGCGCCAACGAGGTATGGGGGAAGTCCAACATGCAGGGCTTCAACATCGTATGGGGCACGAACATCGTGTGGGGCACGGCGGTGACGTTCCCGGAACCGCTCTCGGCCGAAGGCGACGTCGACGAAGAATAG
- a CDS encoding PilZ domain-containing protein, translating into MEKRTESRVVLGQPVELAVLDENAGARAPMPASLVDLSGRGAGLLAAQAIEPDRAVRMRWGDRMLLGEVCYCEPHSDGYRIGLQFEHSLVHLEELEKLRQRLLGESAETIAPSVLAG; encoded by the coding sequence ATGGAGAAACGAACCGAGTCGAGAGTCGTACTGGGGCAGCCGGTGGAGTTGGCCGTGCTCGATGAAAACGCCGGAGCACGGGCGCCGATGCCGGCAAGCCTGGTCGACCTTTCCGGCCGCGGCGCGGGCCTCCTCGCCGCGCAGGCGATCGAACCCGACCGCGCCGTTCGCATGCGCTGGGGAGACCGCATGTTGCTCGGCGAAGTCTGCTACTGCGAGCCGCATTCGGACGGCTATCGCATCGGCCTGCAGTTCGAACACTCCCTCGTCCACCTGGAGGAACTCGAAAAGCTGCGCCAACGCCTGCTCGGAGAATCGGCCGAGACCATAGCGCCGTCCGTCCTGGCCGGCTGA
- the rfbD gene encoding dTDP-4-dehydrorhamnose reductase, with product MPNAGPRDSERANGSTRKVAIFGAAGQLGVELARVFEDAGYSVLRLTRSEGDITDLAVVESHLTRFSPSLVINSAAYNMVDIAEKEAQAAYMVNGLAVRNMAMACRQLDARLVHFSTDYVFDGRAGRPYVETDDVHPLGAYAVSKLAGELYAQAYLEKPLIIRTSGVFGPGGLNTPRGNFVELMLRLAAGSQPIRVVEDHVASPTYAPALAARTLALVDAGASGVYHAGGGAPVSWYDYARIIFRLAGLKPELRATNEREYRTAARRPKYSALSNAKMEKAGIAPMPPLEEAVAAYLEARKAASMLKA from the coding sequence ATGCCAAACGCAGGGCCGCGCGACTCGGAGCGCGCGAACGGTTCCACGCGCAAAGTCGCGATCTTCGGTGCTGCCGGCCAATTGGGTGTCGAACTCGCCCGAGTCTTCGAGGACGCCGGCTACTCGGTGCTTCGCCTTACGCGATCCGAAGGTGATATCACCGACCTTGCCGTGGTCGAATCCCACCTTACTCGCTTCAGCCCCTCACTCGTGATCAATTCGGCCGCCTATAACATGGTCGACATCGCCGAAAAAGAAGCGCAAGCTGCTTATATGGTCAACGGACTCGCGGTCCGCAACATGGCCATGGCCTGCCGCCAGTTGGACGCCCGCCTCGTCCATTTCTCCACCGACTACGTCTTCGACGGCCGCGCCGGTCGGCCCTACGTGGAAACCGATGACGTCCATCCGCTGGGGGCGTACGCTGTCTCCAAGCTCGCCGGCGAGCTATACGCGCAGGCCTACCTCGAGAAGCCTCTCATCATCCGGACCTCCGGCGTCTTCGGGCCCGGCGGTTTGAACACGCCGCGCGGCAACTTCGTCGAGTTGATGCTGCGCCTGGCGGCTGGCAGCCAGCCCATCCGCGTCGTCGAAGACCATGTGGCCTCGCCGACCTACGCGCCCGCGCTCGCCGCCCGAACGCTTGCACTTGTGGATGCCGGGGCGAGCGGCGTCTATCACGCCGGCGGCGGCGCCCCCGTCTCCTGGTACGACTACGCGCGAATCATCTTCCGCCTCGCCGGTCTCAAACCGGAACTACGGGCCACCAACGAACGCGAGTATCGCACCGCCGCCCGCCGCCCGAAATACTCCGCTTTGTCGAACGCAAAGATGGAGAAAGCGGGCATCGCGCCGATGCCGCCGCTCGAAGAGGCGGTGGCCGCCTACCTGGAGGCGCGCAAGGCGGCGAGTATGCTGAAGGCATGA